The genomic segment CCCGGCATCGGCGCCGGCGAACTGCTCCGCAACGCCGACCTCGCGATGTACCGCGCCAAGGCCGCGGGCAAGGGGCGCGTCGAGCTGTACGCACCCCAGATGCAGGCCGACGTCGTCCGCAAGGCGGAGCTCGCCACCCGGCTGCGCGCCGCGCTGCACGACGGCGAGTTCGCGCTGCTCCACCAGCCCGTCGTCTCCCTGGACGACGGCCGGATCACGGCGGTCGCCGCGCAGGCCCGCTGGCGCTCGGCGCAGGGCATCCTCTTCACGCCCGCCGAGTTCCTGCGGGTCGCCGACTCCAAGGCGGCGCAGGACAAGCGGGCGGCCGAGCTGGGCCGCTGGACGTTCGAGAACGCCGTGGAGCAGGCAGCCGAACGCGGCAGGACCGGGCACGCCGTGCCCGTCGCCGTCCGCATGAGCGCCCGCCGCCTCCTGGACCGCTCCCTGCCACTGGGCTCCATCGAGGCGCTCCTGACCCGCCACGGACTGCCCTCCGGCGCGCTCGTCATCGAGCTCGCCGAGACCGACCCCCGGGTCTCCCTCGACGACCTGGAGCGCCGGCTGGCCGCCCTGCGCAGGCTCGGGGTGCGCATCGCGCTCGACGGCTTCGGCAGCGGGTACGCGGCGATCACGGCCCTGCGGCGGCTCCCCATCGACGTCCTGAAGCTGGACCGCGGCCTCGTCGAGGGCGTAGTCGAGTCCGCGCGGCTGCACAAGATCACTTCCGGACTCCTCCGCATCGCGAACGACCTGGGCCTGGACTCCGTGGCCGACGGTGTCGACCTGCCCGAGCAGGTGGTGGCCCTGCGCGCGATGGGCTGCACCCACGGGCAGGGCATGGCGTTCGCCGGGCCACTCGACGAGTACCGGCTGCGGCGGGCGCTCACGATGGGCGAGTACCCGGTGCCGCGCGGCCCGGCCGAACCGGTGCTGGCGGGCGGCCGCCCCGCGACGTACACGGGCGGCTCCGCGGCGGCGTACGGAGGCCCGGCCGCGGCGTTCGCGGGCGGCGCGCCCCCGTATGCGGTCGGGCCTCCGGGAACGTACGCGGGCGGCCCTCCGGGGACGCTCACGGGCGGCCCCGCGACCTATGCGCGTTCACATAATGAGACCCCCGTCCCACCTACTTGACAGGTACTGCGTGCCGGGGGGAGGGTCAATGCCATGCGCACCCGAATTCTCGTACTTGGAAAGCGCGTCGGCTGAAGCTGGGACGGACCGGTCCGAACACCGGACCCCCAGCGACCGCACCCGGCGCGCTCCCCTCGCTTGCCTCACGGCACGAGGGGTTTTTTGTTGCACTGGCACCTGCCAAAACCCCGCAAACACCCCGCAAAAACCCTCAGCTTCGAGAAGAGAATGCCGATGACCGAGCAGGCCACCGGGGCCCACCATCCGCAGCCGCGGCCCCGATCCTCAGGACAGCAGTCCGCCCCCGTCGAGCACGTGACGGGTGCGCAGTCCCTCATTCGTTCTCTCGAGGAAGTCGGGGCCGACACGGTGTTCGGCATTCCGGGCGGCGCCATCCTCCCCGCGTACGACCCGATGATGGACTCCACCCGCGTGCGGCACGTCCTGGTCCGGCACGAGCAGGGCGCGGGCCACGCCGCGACCGGCTACGCGCAGGCCACCGGCAAGGTCGGCGTCTGCATGGCGACGAGCGGCCCCGGCGCCACCAACCTGGTCACCCCGATCGCCGACGCCCACATGGACTCCGTCCCGATGGTGGCGATCACCGGCCAGGTGGCCTCCAAGGCCATCGGCACGGACGCCTTCCAGGAGGCGGACATCGTCGGCATCACGATGCCGATCACCAAGCACAACTTCCTGGTCACCAAGGCCGAGGACATCCCGCGCACCATCGCCGAGGCCTTCCACATCGCCTCGACCGGACGCCCGGGCCCCGTCCTCGTGGACATCGCCAAGGACGCCCTCCAGGCGCAGACGACGTTCTCCTGGCCGCCGCAGCAGGACCTGCCCGGCTACCGCCCGGTGACCAAGCCGCACGCCAAGCAGATCCGCGAGGCGGCCAAGCTGATCACCGCCGCCAAGCGGCCGGTGCTCTACGTCGGCGGCGGCGTCATCAAGGCCGGGGCCACCGCCGAACTGAAGGTCCTGGCAGAGCTCACCGGAGCGCCCGTCACCACCACACTGATGGCGCTCGGCGCATTCCCCGACAGCCACCCGCTGCACGTGGGAATGCCGGGCATGCACGGTGCGGTCACCGCCGTCACCGCGCTGCAGAAGGCCGACCTGATCGTCGCCCTCGGAGCCCGCTTCGACGACCGCGTCACCGGCAAGCTGGACAGCTTCGCGCCGTACGCGAAGATCGTCCACGCCGACATCGACCCGGCCGAGATCGGCAAGAACCGTGCCGCCGACGTGCCGATCGTCGGCGACGCCCGCGAGGTCATCGCCGACCTCGTCCAGGCCGTCCAGGCCGAGCACACCGAGGGCCACACGGGTGACTACACCGCCTGGTGGACCGACCTCAACCGCTGGCGCGACACCTACCCCCTCGGCTACACCCAGCCCGAGGACGGTTCGCTCTCGCCGCAGCACGTCATCGAGCGCGTCGGGCAGCTCGCCCCGGAGGGCACGATCTTCGCGGCGGGCGTCGGCCAGCACCAGATGTGGGCCGCGCACTTCATCGAGTACGAGAAGCCCGCCACCTGGCTCAACTCCGGCGGCGCCGGGACGATGGGGTACGCGGTCCCGGCCGCGATGGGCGCCAAGGCCGGCCGCCCGGACCGCACGGTCTGGGCCATCGACGGCGACGGCTGCTTCCAGATGACCAATCAGGAGCTCACCACCTGCGCCCTGAACAACATCCCGATCAAGGTCGCCATCATCAACAACGGCGCCCTCGGGATGGTCCGCCAGTGGCAGACGCTGTTCTACAACCAGCGGTACTCCAACACGGTGCTGCACAGCGGTCCCGAGGACATCGGCCCCAACAAGGGCACCCGCGTCCCGGACTTCGTGAAGCTGTCGGAGGCCATGGGCTGCGTGGCGCTGCGCTGCGAGCGCCCCGAGGACCTCGACAAGGTCATCGCCGAGGCCAACGCCATCAACGACCGGCCCGTCGTCGTCGACTTCATCGTCCACGAGGACGCCCAGGTCTGGCCGATGGTCGCCGCGGGCACCTCGAACGACGAGGTCATGGCCGCCCGGGGCGTCCGCCCCGACTTCGGCGACAACGAAGACGACTGAGACCGAGAGCGAAAGAGAGACCAAGAGTCATGTCCACCAAGCACACGCTCTCCGTCCTGGTCGAGAACACCCCCGGCATCCTCGCCCGGATCGCCGCCCTGTTCTCCCGCCGCGGCTTCAACATCGACTCGCTCGCCGTGGGCGTCACCGAGCACCCCGACATCTCGCGCATCACCATCGTCGTGAACGTCGAGGACCTGCCGCTCGAACAGGTCACGAAGCAGCTCAACAAGCTCGTCAACGTCCTGAAGATCGTCGAACTGGAGCCGGGCGCCGCGGTCGCCCGTGAACTCGTCCTCGCGAAGGTCCGCGCCGACAACGAGACCCGCTCCCAGATCGTCGAGATCGTCCAGCTGTTCCGCGCCAAGACCGTCGACGTCTCCCCGGAGGCCGTCACCATCGAGGCGACCGGCAGCAGCGACAAGCTGGAGGCCATGCTCAAGATGCTGGAGCCCTTCGGCATCAAGGAGCTCGTCCAGTCCGGCACGATCGCCATCGGCCGCGGCTCACGCTCCATCACCGACCGCAGCCTGCGGGCGCTCGACCGCAGCGCATAGCAATATCCGGCCCGCATGGCGAGACCGGCAGACTTCCCTTCCCCCGCCCGCCGTACGGTGGGACGCAACACCAGCACACATAGGAGATTCCCAGTGGCCGAGCTGTTCTACGACGCCGACGCCGACCTGTCCATCATCCAGGGCCGCAAGGTCGCGGTCATCGGTTACGGCAGCCAGGGCCACGCCCACGCGCTGTCGCTCCGTGACTCGGGTGTCGACGTGCGCGTCGGTCTGCACGAGGGCTCCAAGTCGAAGACGAAGGCCGAGGAGCAGGGCCTGCGCGTCGTCACCCCCGCCGAGGCGGCGGCCGAGGCCGACGTCATCATGATCCTGGTGCCGGACCCGATCCAGGCCAAGGTCTACGAGGAGTCCATCAAGGACAACCTCAAGGACGGCGACGCCCTGTTCTTCGGCCACGGCCTGAACATCCGCTACGGCTTCATCAAGGCCCCCGAGGGCGTCGACGTCTGCATGGTCGCCCCGAAGGGCCCGGGCCACCTGGTCCGCCGCCAGTACGAGGAGGGCCGCGGCGTTCCGTGTATCGCGGCCGTCGAGCAGGACGCGACCGGCAAGGGCTTCGAGCTGGCGCTCTCGTACGCCAAGGGCATCGGCGGCACGCGTGCGGGCGTCATCAAGACGACCTTCACCGAGGAGACCGAGACCGACCTGTTCGGCGAGCAGGCCGTGCTCTGCGGCGGCACCGCCGCGCTGGTCAAGGCGGGCTTCGAGACCCTGACCGAGGCGGGCTACCAGCCGGAGATCGCGTACTTCGAGTGCCTCCACGAGCTGAAGCTGATCGTGGACCTCATGTACGAGGGCGGCCTGGAGAAGATGCGCTGGTCCGTCTCGGAGACCGCCGAGTGGGGCGACTACATCACCGGCCCGCGGATCATCACGGACGCCACCAAGGCCGAGATGAAGAAGGTCCTCGCCGAGATCCAGGACGGCACGTTCGCCAAGAACTGGATGGACGAGTACCACGGCGGTCTGAAGAAGTACAACGAGTACAAGACCCAGGACGAGAACCACCTCCTGGAGACCACGGGCAAGGAGCTGCGCAAGCTCATGAGCTGGGTCAACGACGACGACGCGTAGGTCGTGACGACAAGGGCCGGGGCGGCTGCCCCGGCCCTTGTCCATCGTGTCCAGCCACGGACGGGTGATCCTTCCACCGAGGAGCACGACGACGTCCATGGCGCCACTACACTTCTGTTCAACATTCGCGTCGGGCCCACAGCGTCGTGCGTCTTCCACGCGGCTAAGCGACTCCGCCTGCGGCCGTCGGGACGGCCGTCCGCAAGGGACTTGTGAGGACTCACGTGAGCACTGCTGCAACCGGCAAACCGGTCGTACTCATCGCCGAAGAGCTGTCGCCCGCCACCGTCGACGCGCTGGGGCCGGACTTCGAGATCCGGCAGTGCAACGGCGCGGACCGCGCCGAGCTGCTGCCCGCCATCGCCGACGTCGACGCGATCCTGGTCCGCTCCGCGACCAAGGTCGACGCGGAGGCCATCGCCGCCGCCAAGAAGCTGAAGGTCGTCGCCCGCGCGGGCGTCGGTCTGGACAACGTCGACGTGTCCGCCGCCACCAAGGCCGGCGTGATGGTCGTGAACGCACCGACCTCCAACATCGTCACCGCCGCCGAGCTCGCCTGCGGCCTGCTCCTCGCCACCGCGCGCAACATCCCGCAGGCCAACACCGCCCTGAAGAACGGCGAGTGGAAGCGCTCCAAGTACACGGGCGTCGAGCTGGCCGAGAAGACCCTCGGCGTCGTCGGCCTCGGCCGCATCGGCGCGCTCGTCGCGCAGCGCATGAGCGCCTTCGGCATGAAGGTCGTCGCGTACGACCCGTACGTGCAGCCCGCGCGCGCCGCCCAGATGGGCGTCAAGGTGCTCTCCCTCGACGAGCTGCTCGAGGTCTCCGACTTCATCACCGTGCACCTCCCCAAGACGCCCGAGACCCTCGGTCTCATCGGCGACGAGGCGCTGCACAAGGTCAAGCCGTCCGTCCGCATCGTCAACGCCGCGCGCGGCGGGATCGTCGACGAGGAGGCGCTGCACTCCGCACTCAAGGAGGGCCGCGTCGCCGGCGCCGGCCTCGACGTGTACGCGAAGGAGCCCTGCACGGACTCCCCGCTCTTCCAGTTCGACCAGGTCGTCTGCACCCCGCACCTCGGCGCCTCCACGGACGAGGCGCAGGAGAAGGCGGGCATCGCCGTCGCCAAGTCGGTGCGCCTCGCCCTCGCCGGTGAGCTCGTGCCGGACGCGGTGAACGTGCAGGGCGGCGTCATCGCCGAGGACGTCCGTCCCGGCCTGCCGCTCGCCGAGAAGCTCGGCCGGATCTTCACCGCGCTCGCCCAGGAGGTCGCGGCCCGCCTCGACGTCGAGGTGTACGGCGAGATCACCCAGCACGACGTGAAGGTGCTCGAACTGTCCGCGCTGAAGGGCGTGTTCGAGGACGTCGTCGACGAGACGGTGTCGTACGTGAACGCGCCGCTGTTCGCGCAGGAGCGGGGTGTCGAGGTCCGGCTGACCACGAGCTCCGAGTCGCCCGACCACCGCAACGTGGTCACCGTGCGCGGCACGCTCTCCGGCGGCGAGGAGATCGCCGTCTCCGGCACGCTCGCCGGACCGAAGCACCTGCAGAAGATCGTCTCCATCGGTGAGTACGACGTGGACCTGGCGCTCGCCGACCACATGGTCGTCCTCCGGTACGCCGACCGTCCGGGCGTCGTCGGCACGGTCGGCCGTGTCCTCGGCGAGGCGGGCATCAACATCGCGGGCATGCAGGTCGCTCGCGCTGACGTGGGCGGGGAGGCGCTGGCCGTTCTCACCGTGGACGACAACGTGCCGCAGCCGGTGCTGAACGAGCTCTCCGCGGAGATCGGCGCGGAGTCCGCGCGCGCGGTCGACCTGACCGACTAGTACTCCGCGGCTTCGGTTGCCGTAGATCACCGGCTTCGCCGGGTTCGTCCTCAAACGCCGGACGGGCTGGAAATTCCAGCCCGTCCGGCGTTCGTGCGTAGCGCCACCGCCGCCAGCCCCGCCGCCGCGAGCAGCAGTACCGCTCCTGTCGCCGCCGCCACGTGCATGCCGGTGGTGAAGGCCTCGCGGGCCGTGGCCAGGAGGGCGTCGCCCGTGTGGGTGGGGAGGTGGGGGGCCGTCGCCACCGCGCCCGTCAGGGTTTCGCGGGCCTCGGCCGGGGCCGTGTCCGGGATGTGGTTCCGGTAGACCGTGTTGCCGATGGAGCCGAGCAGGGCCATGCCCATCGCGCCGCCGAACTCCTGCCCCGTCTCCAGGAGCGAGGACGCCGTGCCGGCCTTCTCCGGCGGGGCCGCGCCGAGTGCCAGGTCGGTGAGTTGCGAGCCGACGATGACCGCGCCGCAGGCCAGCACGCCCACCCCGGCGAGCACGAGCCAGAGCGATGACGTGCCGGTCAGGGCGAGGAGGCCGTAGCCACCGGCGGAGACGGCGAAGCCGGTGGCGACGACGTGGGCGCGGTCCATGCCGCGCTGCACGAGCACCGTGGCGACCGGGGCGGCGAAGCCGATGAGGACCGAGGGCAGCAGCGCCCACAGCGCCGCCTCCATCGCGCTCTTGCCGAGCACGGACTGCAGGTACTGCGTGGTGAAGTACGCCGAACCCATCATCGCGAGCGAGGAGATGAGGTTCAGGGAGACGGCGGCGCCGAAGGCGCGGCCCCGGCCGCGGAACAGGTCCGGCGAGATCATCGGCGACGCGGCGGTGCGCTGGCGGCGCACGAACAGGGCGGCGAAGACGAGGCCGACGGCGACGGACGCGACGTAGGGGAGTTCGACGCCCTCGGCGGGCATCTCCTTGAGGCCCCACACGAGCGGCAGCACGGCGGCCATCGACAGCGGCACGCTCAGCAGGTCGAAGCGGCCGGGGTGCGGGTCCTTCGACTCCGGGATCAGCAGCGGGGCGAGGGCCAGGAGCAGCACCATCGCGGGCAGGTTGACCAGGAAGACCGAGCCCCACCAGAAGTACTCGACGAGGGCACCGCTCAGCACCGAGCCGAGCGCGATGCCGGCCACCATGACGCCCTGCCACATGCCGATCGCCTTCGCGCGCTGACCGGCGTCGCGGAACAGGTCGCGCACGATCGCCAGCGTGGACGGCATCAGGGTCGCGCCGCCGATGCCGAGGACCGCGCGGGCCCCGATGAGGGTTTCGGCGCTGTTCGCGTATGCGGCGACGAGCGACGCGGCGCCGAAGGCGGTGGCGCCGAACAGGAGGAGCCTGCGGCGGCCGATGCGGTCGCCGACCGCGCCCATCGTCATGAGGAGGCCGGCGAGGACGAAGGCGTAGATGTCGAAGATCCACAGCTGTTGGGTGCCGCTGGGTTCCAGGTCGGCGCTGATCTCCGGGATCGCGAAGTAGAGGACGGAGACGTCCATCGAGACCAGGAGCAACGGGAGCATCAGGACGGCGAAGGCGGTCCATTCCTTGCGGGTGGCGCGCGGGTTCGTCTGCATGGAAGAGGACTGTACGGGCGTCTTATACGTCTGTCTAGTACGAACGTTTAGGACGTGCGTATGGGGTCGGCGTAAAGTGCTTCGCATGGGACACCGCGAAGATCTGCTCGAAGGCGCGAAGCGCTGCCTGCTGGAGAAGGGGTTCGTGCGTACGACGGCCCGCGACATCGTGAAGGAGTCGGGGACGAACCTCGGGTCCATCGGCTACCACTACGGATCCAAGGACGCGCTGCTCGTGGAGGCGTACATCGCGCTCGTCGAGCCGATGGGGACCGACTTCGACGGGGCGCGGGCCGGGGCCGGTGCCGGGGAGAGCAGCCTGGAGCGCTTCCGTCGGGTGTGGGAGCACGTCATCCGCTCGGTGCCCGAGATGCGGCCCATCTGGATGATGACGCTGGAGGTCATCACGCAGCGCGAACGCCTCGCGGGCATCCGCGAGTTGCTGATCGGGGCGCAGAAGGAGGGGACGGCCGGGATGGCGGCGCTGTTCACCGGCATCGAGGAGAGCGAGCTCCCCGACGACGTCATCGAGAGCGAGGGCCGCTTCTACACCACGCTCCTCAACGGGCTGATGGTGCAGTGGCTCTTCGACCCGGAATCGGCGACGACCGCCGAGCAGCTCACCGAGGGGCTGCGGCGCGTCATGGACCGGGCGGCCGAAACGGGCTGAGGGCGGCCGGAAACGGCCGAGGCCGGCCCGCGGTGCGGACCGGCCTCGGAACAGTGGTGCCTGCAGTGGTGGTTACGACCACTTGATGCAGGCGGCGGGGACCCAGCCCCGCTTCTTGTTGAACTCGCTGCCGTACAGCCACTTGGTGCTGGTCTTGCCGCACAGCTTGTACTTCTGGCCCGTGTAGAAGTGGCCGTCGCTGCAGAGGTAGCCCTTCTTGCCCTTGTTCCACTGGCTGACGGCGGTGGCGTTCACCTTGGCGTGGGTGCGCACCTTGACCGCCTCCTTGGCGGGGACGTTGACGATGCCGCGGGAGCAGTCGGGCTTCGACGCGGCGACGGCGGTACCGCTCGTGGCGACGGTGCCGCCGACGAGGGCGAGGGCGGAGAAGGCGACCGCGGGGGCCAACAGCCTGAACTTCATGAGATGTGGGTTCTCCGATGGGGAGGGGTGGATCTTCGGACGCGGAGAACCGTATCGCCCCACGATCATGTGCATGGCGGTCCGTTGCGTGGCTCTTACAGTCGTGACGACTTCAGGACCATGTGCAGCAGCAGACGGTCCTCGCCCTCGTCCAGATCGAGTCCCGTGAGCTGTTCGACACGGGACAGGCGGTAGTAGAGGGTCTGGCGGTGGATGCCCAGTTCGGCGGCGGCGCGGCCCGCCTGGCCCGCGCAGTCGAGGAACACCTCGGCGGTGCGGGCGAGTTCGCGGTGGGCGGGGCCGAGGAGCTCCGTGCCCACGGGGTCGTGGGCCGCCTCCGGGGGCAGCGCGGTAAGCAGGCGGTAGGGGCCCACGTCCGACCACTGCGCCACCGGCCCGAACCGCCGCTCCGCCAGCGCGGCGCGCGCCGCCCCCGACGCCTCCCACCAGGCCGCGCCCAGATCCTCCAGGCCGTGCCGGGCCCCCGCGATGCCGGCCGCCGCGCCCGGCGCCGCGTCCAGGAGGCGCGACGCCGCCGTGTGCGCGGGCGCGAGCGCGTCGGCCGAGCGCAGCCGCACCAGGGCCGCGAGGGACTGCGCGGTCGTGCCCCACGGCACCGTGCACACCGCAGCCGCGCCCGGCACCGTACGGGCCGCCGGGGCGTCGTCCGGGTCCGCCGAGCGCCACGGGGCCACGCACACCACGGCGTGCAGGCCCTCGCCGCGCGCGCCGAGCGCCGTGCGCAGGGCGGCCACCGCCATGTCGCGCTGCCAGCCGCGCTCGGCCGTCAGGACCGCGCGGAACTC from the Streptomyces venezuelae genome contains:
- a CDS encoding acetolactate synthase large subunit; the protein is MTEQATGAHHPQPRPRSSGQQSAPVEHVTGAQSLIRSLEEVGADTVFGIPGGAILPAYDPMMDSTRVRHVLVRHEQGAGHAATGYAQATGKVGVCMATSGPGATNLVTPIADAHMDSVPMVAITGQVASKAIGTDAFQEADIVGITMPITKHNFLVTKAEDIPRTIAEAFHIASTGRPGPVLVDIAKDALQAQTTFSWPPQQDLPGYRPVTKPHAKQIREAAKLITAAKRPVLYVGGGVIKAGATAELKVLAELTGAPVTTTLMALGAFPDSHPLHVGMPGMHGAVTAVTALQKADLIVALGARFDDRVTGKLDSFAPYAKIVHADIDPAEIGKNRAADVPIVGDAREVIADLVQAVQAEHTEGHTGDYTAWWTDLNRWRDTYPLGYTQPEDGSLSPQHVIERVGQLAPEGTIFAAGVGQHQMWAAHFIEYEKPATWLNSGGAGTMGYAVPAAMGAKAGRPDRTVWAIDGDGCFQMTNQELTTCALNNIPIKVAIINNGALGMVRQWQTLFYNQRYSNTVLHSGPEDIGPNKGTRVPDFVKLSEAMGCVALRCERPEDLDKVIAEANAINDRPVVVDFIVHEDAQVWPMVAAGTSNDEVMAARGVRPDFGDNEDD
- the ilvN gene encoding acetolactate synthase small subunit; the protein is MSTKHTLSVLVENTPGILARIAALFSRRGFNIDSLAVGVTEHPDISRITIVVNVEDLPLEQVTKQLNKLVNVLKIVELEPGAAVARELVLAKVRADNETRSQIVEIVQLFRAKTVDVSPEAVTIEATGSSDKLEAMLKMLEPFGIKELVQSGTIAIGRGSRSITDRSLRALDRSA
- the ilvC gene encoding ketol-acid reductoisomerase; protein product: MAELFYDADADLSIIQGRKVAVIGYGSQGHAHALSLRDSGVDVRVGLHEGSKSKTKAEEQGLRVVTPAEAAAEADVIMILVPDPIQAKVYEESIKDNLKDGDALFFGHGLNIRYGFIKAPEGVDVCMVAPKGPGHLVRRQYEEGRGVPCIAAVEQDATGKGFELALSYAKGIGGTRAGVIKTTFTEETETDLFGEQAVLCGGTAALVKAGFETLTEAGYQPEIAYFECLHELKLIVDLMYEGGLEKMRWSVSETAEWGDYITGPRIITDATKAEMKKVLAEIQDGTFAKNWMDEYHGGLKKYNEYKTQDENHLLETTGKELRKLMSWVNDDDA
- the serA gene encoding phosphoglycerate dehydrogenase, which encodes MSTAATGKPVVLIAEELSPATVDALGPDFEIRQCNGADRAELLPAIADVDAILVRSATKVDAEAIAAAKKLKVVARAGVGLDNVDVSAATKAGVMVVNAPTSNIVTAAELACGLLLATARNIPQANTALKNGEWKRSKYTGVELAEKTLGVVGLGRIGALVAQRMSAFGMKVVAYDPYVQPARAAQMGVKVLSLDELLEVSDFITVHLPKTPETLGLIGDEALHKVKPSVRIVNAARGGIVDEEALHSALKEGRVAGAGLDVYAKEPCTDSPLFQFDQVVCTPHLGASTDEAQEKAGIAVAKSVRLALAGELVPDAVNVQGGVIAEDVRPGLPLAEKLGRIFTALAQEVAARLDVEVYGEITQHDVKVLELSALKGVFEDVVDETVSYVNAPLFAQERGVEVRLTTSSESPDHRNVVTVRGTLSGGEEIAVSGTLAGPKHLQKIVSIGEYDVDLALADHMVVLRYADRPGVVGTVGRVLGEAGINIAGMQVARADVGGEALAVLTVDDNVPQPVLNELSAEIGAESARAVDLTD
- a CDS encoding MFS transporter, with translation MQTNPRATRKEWTAFAVLMLPLLLVSMDVSVLYFAIPEISADLEPSGTQQLWIFDIYAFVLAGLLMTMGAVGDRIGRRRLLLFGATAFGAASLVAAYANSAETLIGARAVLGIGGATLMPSTLAIVRDLFRDAGQRAKAIGMWQGVMVAGIALGSVLSGALVEYFWWGSVFLVNLPAMVLLLALAPLLIPESKDPHPGRFDLLSVPLSMAAVLPLVWGLKEMPAEGVELPYVASVAVGLVFAALFVRRQRTAASPMISPDLFRGRGRAFGAAVSLNLISSLAMMGSAYFTTQYLQSVLGKSAMEAALWALLPSVLIGFAAPVATVLVQRGMDRAHVVATGFAVSAGGYGLLALTGTSSLWLVLAGVGVLACGAVIVGSQLTDLALGAAPPEKAGTASSLLETGQEFGGAMGMALLGSIGNTVYRNHIPDTAPAEARETLTGAVATAPHLPTHTGDALLATAREAFTTGMHVAAATGAVLLLAAAGLAAVALRTNAGRAGISSPSGV
- a CDS encoding TetR/AcrR family transcriptional regulator, giving the protein MGHREDLLEGAKRCLLEKGFVRTTARDIVKESGTNLGSIGYHYGSKDALLVEAYIALVEPMGTDFDGARAGAGAGESSLERFRRVWEHVIRSVPEMRPIWMMTLEVITQRERLAGIRELLIGAQKEGTAGMAALFTGIEESELPDDVIESEGRFYTTLLNGLMVQWLFDPESATTAEQLTEGLRRVMDRAAETG
- a CDS encoding PucR family transcriptional regulator, with translation MKGDYQELVDEISALLGAPATLENRDFELIAFGAHDGGESGFDAAVLDPVRTRSILTRRSTAEVRSWFESFGITRATAPVRIPPTPEAGVHRGRICLPVRHRGFALGYVWLLDGEPGPSDQQLTAAMEVATRIGALLADEAQAGADLTREFRAVLTAERGWQRDMAVAALRTALGARGEGLHAVVCVAPWRSADPDDAPAARTVPGAAAVCTVPWGTTAQSLAALVRLRSADALAPAHTAASRLLDAAPGAAAGIAGARHGLEDLGAAWWEASGAARAALAERRFGPVAQWSDVGPYRLLTALPPEAAHDPVGTELLGPAHRELARTAEVFLDCAGQAGRAAAELGIHRQTLYYRLSRVEQLTGLDLDEGEDRLLLHMVLKSSRL